In the Candidatus Sulfotelmatobacter sp. genome, GTCGCCGATCGGCAGCGCCCCGCGCTCGATGCGTACGGCGAGCGATTCGCCCTCGATGAACTCGAGCACCAGGAACGGCCGGCCGCCGACGTTCTCGATTCCGTAGATGGCGCCGAGATTGGGATGGTTGAGCGCGGCCAGCAATTTCGCCTCGCGCTCGAAGCGCGCCATGCGCGCCGAGTCGCCGGCCAGATCCTCGGGCACGATCTTGAGCGCCACGTCGCGCGCGAGCCGGGGATCGTGCGCGCGATAGACCTCTCCCATGCCGCCGCGCCCGAGCAGCGCGACGATCTGGTAGGGCCCAAGCTTTTCACCGGGCTCGAGAGGCATGGGGTTCGGCGGCTCCGAGATTCGACGGCGTCACTGGCTTGGACGGACGCGACGCCTCGGGGGTTGGAGCGGCGCCGCGAACGGCTCGGCCCAATCGAGCCGCCGGACATTGGCACAGCCACGCGCTTCGTGCCATGGTGGCCCGCGCATGAACGTCCTCTTTCTTTCTCCCGGCTATCCCCCCGAGATGCCGAAATTCACGCGCGGGCTCGCCCAGGCGGGCGCGAGCGTGATCGGGCTCGGCGACCAGCACGAGCATGCGATCTCCGAGGAGGCGCGACGGCACCTGGCGATGTACGTGCGCGTCGGCGGCTTCGCCAATGAGGACGCGATCGTCGCCCAGGTGGTGGAGCTGTCGCGGCGCGTGCGCATCGAGCGCGTGGCGTGCCTCTGGGAGCCGCTCATGGTGCTGGCGGCGCGACTGCGCGAGACGCTCGGACTGCCCGGCATGACGGTGGCCGAAACCGTGCCGTTCCGCGACAAGGAGATCATGAAGCAGGTGCTCGAAGCGGCCGGCCTCCGCGTGCCGCATCACGCCCGCGCCAGGAGCGTCGCCGAGGCCGAAGCGGCGATCGAGCGCATCGGGTTTCCCGCGATCCTGAAACCGATCGCCGGCGCGGGCTCCAAGGACACGCATCGCGTGAACGACCGCGCCGAGCTGAACGCCGCGCTCGAGTGGACCCGTCACGTCCCCGAGGTGAGCGTCGAGGAATTCATCGAGGGCGAGGAGTTCACTTTCGACACCATTTGTGGAGACGGCCAGATGCTCTTCCACAACATCTGCGCCTATCGCCCGCGGCCCCTGATCGCCCGGCAGCTGCTGTGGATCAGCCCGCAAACCGTCGCCCTTCGCAATCCCGACGTGCCCTACCTCGAGGGCGGGCGACGGCTGGGCGAGGCCGTGCTCCGGGCCATGAACTTCCGCACCGGCTTCACGCACATGGAGTGGCACCGCAAGGCCGACGGCGAAGCGGTGTTCGGCGAGATCGCGGCGCGACCGCCCGGCGCCTTCACCGTGGACATCATGAATTTCGCCAACGATGCCGACCTGTTCCGGGGCTGGGCCGAGGTCGAGCTCCGCGGCCGGCTGCACGAACCGGTCACCCGGCGGTACAATTGCGCCTCGATCTTCAAACGTGCGCAGGGTGAAGGTCGCATCCAGCGCATCGAAGGTCTGGGAGAGCTGATGAGCGAGTTCGCTCCCCACATCGTGGTGGTGGATCTGCTGCCGATCGGCGCTCAGCGTCGCGATCCGATGCAGACGCTGATTTCCGACGGCATGGTGATCGTGCGCCACGCCGACCTCGATCGCTGCATCGAGATCGCCGATCGCGTCGGCACCGACCTCAGGATGATCGCCGGATGAGCCCGCGCCGGAAGAAAGAGCCCGGCTCGATCGAAAAGCCGGCGGCCGAGAAGCCGCTCAAGGCCAGGGCGGCGAAGACGGCCGGTCCGCGGAAGCCTCCCGCGCCGAAATCGACCGAGACGCCCGCGCACCGCGCCGAGCTTTCGCTTTCGTTGGGCGGTGATGCGGCCGCGACCATCCCTCGGGCACTCGACCGGCTGGCGGCGCGCGCCCCCGCGCCCAGGTCGGCGCCCCCGCCCGCGCTTCCCTATCCGCTGCCCGACCACGGCGCGACAATCCCGATGCTCGAACTCCAGCGATTCGCGCGTGGCGAACATCGCCGGTTGTGGGAGATCCTCGGCGCGCATCTCACCACTCGCGATGGCGTGGCCGGCGCGCGCTTCGCCGTGTGGGCGCCCAACGCGCGCGAAGTCAGCGTCATCGGCGACTTCAACCGCTGGCAACCGGGTGCGAACGCCATGCAGAAACGCGAGCCGTTCGGCGTGTGGGAGCTCTTCCTGCCCGGGATCGGATCGGGCGAGCTGTACAAGTTCCACATCGAGGGCTGGCAGGGAACGACCGGCGCCAAGTGCGACCCGGTCGGCTTCTTCGCGGAGCTTCGCCCCAACACGGCGTCGGTGGTGACGCGGCTCTCCGACTACACCTGGCGTGACGCCGACTGGATGGCCAGCCGCGCCGAGCGCCAGAAGAGCGATCGCCC is a window encoding:
- a CDS encoding ATP-grasp domain-containing protein translates to MNVLFLSPGYPPEMPKFTRGLAQAGASVIGLGDQHEHAISEEARRHLAMYVRVGGFANEDAIVAQVVELSRRVRIERVACLWEPLMVLAARLRETLGLPGMTVAETVPFRDKEIMKQVLEAAGLRVPHHARARSVAEAEAAIERIGFPAILKPIAGAGSKDTHRVNDRAELNAALEWTRHVPEVSVEEFIEGEEFTFDTICGDGQMLFHNICAYRPRPLIARQLLWISPQTVALRNPDVPYLEGGRRLGEAVLRAMNFRTGFTHMEWHRKADGEAVFGEIAARPPGAFTVDIMNFANDADLFRGWAEVELRGRLHEPVTRRYNCASIFKRAQGEGRIQRIEGLGELMSEFAPHIVVVDLLPIGAQRRDPMQTLISDGMVIVRHADLDRCIEIADRVGTDLRMIAG